The genome window ATCTATGTCGACATCATGGACGCGGCCCCGTGGGTTCCGGTCTTCAACGAGCAGCGCTTCACGCTGCATTCCGACCGCATCGCGGGCGATGACAGCCTGTTCGTCGATCCCGTCCACATCCCCGTCAACTACGACTACATCTACTCGACCGAGGCGCAGTAAGACCGATGTGCAGGAATTGCGACTACACGATCCACGGCCATCACCATCACGGGTGGGATCATTCGATCCCGCCCGCAGAAACCGTGGCCCCCGGAAGCCGGCTGCATTTCCGCTGTCTCGACAGCTCGGGCGGCCAGTTGTCGAAGGACAGCACGACCGCGGATGTGGCGACGCTCGACTTCGGCAAGATCAATCCGGTGACCGGTCCCGTCTATGTTGACGGGGCCGAGCCCGGCGACATTCTCAAGATCGGGATCGAGGCGTTCCATCCCTCGGGCTTCGGCTGGACGGCGAACATTCCGGGCTTCGGGCTTCTGGCCGATCAGTTCACCGATCCGCACCTCAAGGTCTGGGATTACGACCCCGACAGCCTCTCGCCTGCGCTTTTCTCGGACATCGCGAAGGTGCCGCTCAAACCCTTTGCGGGGACGATCGGCCTCGCCCCGGCCGAGCCGGGTCTTCATTCGGTCGTACCGCCGCGTCGCATGGGCGGCAATCTCGAC of Palleronia sp. LCG004 contains these proteins:
- a CDS encoding acetamidase/formamidase family protein, with protein sequence MCRNCDYTIHGHHHHGWDHSIPPAETVAPGSRLHFRCLDSSGGQLSKDSTTADVATLDFGKINPVTGPVYVDGAEPGDILKIGIEAFHPSGFGWTANIPGFGLLADQFTDPHLKVWDYDPDSLSPALFSDIAKVPLKPFAGTIGLAPAEPGLHSVVPPRRMGGNLDIRDLAAGTTLYLPVEVAGALFSIGDTHAAQGDGEVCGTAIESPMDVEVTLDLIKQEKLAFPRFTTPGPVTRHLDAKGYEVTTGIGPDMMSGAKDAVSAMVDLLCKSHGFSAEDAYLLCSVAGDLRISEIVDMPNWVVSFYFPRIVLE